From Haloglomus litoreum, the proteins below share one genomic window:
- a CDS encoding OBG GTPase family GTP-binding protein: MGLEDEIEAIEEEIAETPYNKSTEAHIGRLKSKLAKKKEKLEQQSGSGGGGGYAVEKTGDATVALVGFPSVGKSTLLNALTNADSEVGSYEFTTLDVNPGMLKYRGANIQLMDVPGLIEGAASGRGGGREVLSVVRTADLVLFVLSVFEIDQYERLSEELYANKVRLDTEPASVSITKTGRGGIKLTTSDKVSLDDETIKGVLREYDYINADCTIREDLTIDELVDALQDNRVYLPSRVCVNKTDLIEPDYKDQVDADLRDHGIDPEDAVFISAEKEKGLDALKEAIWESLGLVRIYMDKPGRGVDYEEPLILTEDAKTVDDALDRLGGSFDERFKFARVSGDSAKHDDQQVGRDHELADEDVLRIVARK, from the coding sequence ATGGGCCTGGAAGACGAGATCGAGGCGATCGAGGAGGAGATCGCCGAGACGCCGTACAACAAGTCCACGGAGGCCCACATCGGGCGGCTGAAGTCGAAGCTGGCGAAGAAGAAGGAGAAGCTCGAACAGCAGTCCGGCTCCGGCGGCGGTGGCGGCTACGCCGTCGAGAAGACCGGCGACGCCACGGTCGCGCTGGTGGGGTTCCCGTCGGTCGGCAAGTCCACCCTGCTGAACGCGCTCACGAACGCCGACAGCGAGGTCGGCTCCTACGAGTTCACCACGCTCGACGTCAACCCGGGGATGCTGAAGTACCGCGGCGCGAACATCCAGCTGATGGACGTGCCGGGGCTCATCGAGGGCGCCGCCTCCGGGCGCGGCGGCGGCCGCGAGGTCCTCTCGGTCGTCCGCACCGCCGACCTCGTCCTGTTCGTTCTCTCGGTGTTCGAGATCGACCAGTACGAGCGCCTCAGCGAGGAGCTGTACGCCAACAAGGTCCGGCTCGATACGGAGCCCGCCTCGGTCTCCATCACCAAGACCGGCCGCGGCGGCATCAAGCTCACCACCTCCGACAAGGTGAGCCTCGACGACGAGACCATCAAGGGCGTCCTCCGGGAGTACGACTACATCAACGCCGACTGCACCATCCGCGAGGACCTCACCATCGACGAACTGGTCGACGCGCTGCAGGACAACCGCGTCTACCTCCCCTCCCGGGTCTGTGTCAACAAGACGGACCTCATCGAACCCGACTACAAGGACCAGGTAGACGCCGACCTCCGGGACCACGGCATCGACCCCGAGGACGCCGTCTTCATCAGCGCGGAGAAGGAGAAGGGCCTCGACGCGCTGAAGGAGGCCATCTGGGAGTCGCTCGGCCTCGTCCGCATCTACATGGACAAGCCCGGCCGCGGCGTCGACTACGAGGAGCCCCTCATCCTCACCGAGGACGCCAAGACGGTCGACGACGCGCTCGACCGGCTCGGCGGCTCCTTCGACGAGCGCTTCAAGTTCGCCCGCGTCAGTGGGGACTCCGCGAAGCACGACGACCAGCAGGTCGGCCGCGACCACGAACTCGCAGACGAGGACGTGCTGCGCATCGTCGCCAGGAAGTAG